The genomic DNA TCCCACAAGGCTTTGAGTTCCTCATATTTCCCGACACGCATTCTAATTGTGTCTTTACCCTCGCCTGCTTTACTGATTTTGTCTTTTTTCAGTGTTTGTTCAAAGGCTTTTGGATAAGACATTTTCAAACGGGTGTAACCATTTTCGGTAAACTGCTCATCGTCATCAATAATGCCGTCTGACTTTAACTTCATCAGCAATGCAATGGATTTAATAGGGTATTTTTGTAAAATTTTCTGTTTCATTTCTTCGGTAAATTTCTTCGGAACATCTTCGCTCACTGAATTTTTATTTACTTCACCAATCAGTTCTGCCACAAAATCTTTTTCGCTACTATCTACAAAATAATTGAGCTTATATTGTGGTTCACGCACTCGTTCCATTAGTTCATTCACAGGTAAACGTAAACCACGCCCCACTTCTTGTAATTTAGATGTTTGACTGCCACTGGAACGCAATTTACAAATCTGAAACACATTCGGATTATCCCAACCTTCACGCAATGTCCATTTGGAAAAAATAAAACGACGTGGGTTGTCTAATGACAGTAAGGCTTGCTTATCGTGCAAAATCTCATTGATTTCCTGCTCAATTTTGTCATCACTTTCGCTATTGTCTTTGGAAAAATAACCGCCGTGAATCAAGGATAAATCTGCCAACGTCTTTTGCAAATAAGCGTGATAAAACTCGTCCGTTTCGGTTTTTAAAAGGCGTTGTACTTCTGCTTTTACCCAGTTTTCAAATTTTTCTTTTAAGCTGCCTGTAATCTCATTGCCGCTACGATAGCCGATAATATCATCAATAAAAAATAAGGTCAGCGGTTTGATTTTGGTAGTACGTTCTACTAATAATTCCCTTTCCAGCTTGAAATGTTCCACAATCGCACGTTGCATCATCGCATCTTGCACAGTTTGGACGTAAGAGTACGGATTGAGCAATGCACTACGTTTCAACTCTAAACCATTACTTAGCAACAACGTCGTTTTATTCATTGCTTCAATGTTCAACTCAAAAATCGCCGAATGAATTTGTGCTAAATCATCACCCTTGCCCAAGGCAAATTTTTTGCTTTTGCCATTTTCAGTCAGCTCAAACACTGCTTCTTTACCATCTAATGAAAGCAGTTTAATACTGGCTTCCATTCCGCCTTGCATTTCTTCCTGAAACACACGCACGCCTTTAACCAAACCTTCATTAAAGGCATCTACTGCAGTTAAACGGTAAATCAAGTTGTAATACTGCTCGTTAAACGTCGCCCCATATCGCAAAATATATTGCGGATTTAACCGCTTGATGTTCTGCCACGTTTTCGCACTTTCACGAGTGGGGAATTTATGCGGTTCATCAATAATCACCAAGGGGCGAACAGCAGCAATCCCCTCCACAGGGTTATCAAAAAAATCTTTAAATGCCACATCACCTGAATGGCTCATTGATGGCGAGTTAATCATTCCAGCGTTGATCAGCAAAACATGAATTTCTTGGTGATTTTCCGCTTTTACAAAGGCATCTATTGCCATTTGAATATGGGATTTCTTGCCTTTGCTGACTTTTGGGCTTTCCACCACATAAGTTTTCAAACGAATGCCCTGATAATCGTTGCCAAAATCCTGTTCAAAATGTTCCGCTAGCGATTGGCTCTGCAAAAATTGTCGCGTACCTGCTTTAATGGAAAGAGTAGGCACCACTACAATAAATTTAAACACGCCCAACATTCGGTGCAAATCAAACATCGTTTTGGTATAAGTGTAAGTTTTACCCGTACCAGTTTCCATCGAAATATCCAGTACATTAATGCCGTCTGAATCCAAACACAAAGTGCGGTCAATATTGTTTTCGTTTTGTATTTTTTTCAGATTGGTGGTGTATTGATTTTGACTAAACACAATTTGCGGATTTTCATCAGCTTGATGAAAGCGACAAGAGGCGTTATCAAACACGCTAAGTACAGCTTGAATACCTCTTTTTTGATGTTCTAGATTTTTCTCGTAATTAAAGCCACTCATTTAATTTCTCACAATCAAACTCAAACTGATATTTTTGCGGTTGCTGTAACTTGCCAATGCTTGATTTAACTCTTGTTGCATTGCACTTTCCATATGGGTGCCAAACACAATCACACGATTTGGATTAAATGCCACATCGTTATCCAACTTTTGAATAAAGGCAAACAAGTGCTGGCTGTTAAAATATTCATTGAGCAAATACAAGCGTTTATTGCACAAATATGCCGTATAGCCACCCAAATCCACTGCTTGCACGGGCTCGGTCAGTTTCGCACCGTCATACACTCGCCACGTGGTCAGCAAGGTTTGAATTTGGCTTTCTGTGAATATGGTTAAATTCGGTAATTCCGCTTGGTATGGATTAAACTCATCATCCCTAACCGCTTTGAAATTTTCCGTGGTTTGGTAAATTTTAAAACCTAAATCACCACTTACATTTGGATTTTCTTCACGAATTTTGACCGCACTTTTTTCAATTCGGGCTTTGGTAATGTCAAAAATGGTCGAATAACCTGCATTAAAGGCTTCCGATTCTTTATCGGTTTTTTCAGGCAGCTGTACCATAATAAAACGTCTATTACCGCCGTCTTCCGCATTCAGTTGCATGACGGCGTGGGCGGTTGTGCCAGAACCTGCGAAGAAGTCTAGGATTAGGGAGTTTTCCTCTGTAGCACTCTTCACAAGTTTTTTCATTAAATCAACAGGTTTTGGACTAGGAAATAATTTATCTCCAAATAATTTTACTTGTTCCTTTGTTGCGACTTGATTTAAATACAAATTATCAATAAATAGACTATCTAACATTTCATCACTATTTTTTATTTCATATTTGTATCTTTTTAAAATAAATCCTCTTTCCTTTTCTGGATGAGTTTCTTTGAATTTAATTTTTCCAGAAGCAACCCAAAGGTCAAAATTTTCTTTAGAAAAAAACCAAGCCCTCCCTTTAGGTGGAAAATCTTCTTTTCCAGTATAGGGGTTAATAATTGCATATTGATCACCATCTCTAGGAGCAGTAGGATCATTAGAAATCCAATCGCCATTTGGATCATTATCAGGGTTTTTATATAAAGAAAAATCTTTTTCATCCCCTTTTAAATAAATATTTTCTTTATTTTTTGCATAACACAAAACATATTCGTGTTGGATATTTATTCCTGTCTTTTCAACATTAGTAACACTTTTAGTTTTTCTAATCAATTCAGTAACAAAATTGCTTTCCCCAAACACTTCATCACACAATAATTTCAACTGTGCCCCTTCGTTATCATCAATAGAAATAAAAATCATACCATCATCTTTAAGTAATTCGCGTGCAATATACAAACGTGGATACATAAAGGTTAACCACGCACTGTGGGAATTGGATTTTTTCGCTGTAAATTCCAACACACGTTTAGCTTCATCTATATCCATTCCACCTAATTTTGCCAACTGTTCTGGCGTAAATTTGCGGTCATCTTGATACACAAAGCCGTCCGAACCCGTGTTATAAGGCGGATCGATATAGATCATCTTCACGCTATTGCAGTAAGCATTTTTTAAATGCTTCAACACTTCCAAATTATCACCGCAAATCAGCACGTTTTGGCTATCTGCATTTTCAGGCTGCTTGTTATGCTCAATATCTTCTGATAATAAGGTTTCAGGCGGCAAATTGCGTAACAATTTCGCATAAGATTTACCCAGCCAATTCATTGCATAAAATTCTTTACTAATCTCGGCTTGCAATGTAATTTCCGCTTGAAATTTTTCTAGCAAAAATTCACCATTGGCATTAAAACAGTTCGGAAAAAGTTGTTTAAGTTGGCTTAATTGGCTAGATGTAGCGGTAATGTTTTCCGCATTGAAAAATTTTTCGGTGATCATAAAATCAACTCAATTATATTGACAGTATTTAGATTATCCATAGGATTGTAGGTTTGTAGGCTCATTTTTTCCTTATTTAAATTTAATTGATATCAAGCAAATTTTTCATTCTTAGAATGATTTACTGCATCAGTATCTTTTTTAACATTAATTTCATCAATTATAATGCCTTGTAGCGAAGATGATTTATTTTACTTAACAAATTTAATTTTTTAGACGAATCAAAGTCTAAATCTTCTGAAAAGCAATTTAGGTCATATCCAAGATAAACTACTCTCACCTTGACAGGCATATTTTCTAGGGTAATACCCCCATTGTATTAATGGCGTATTGTACCATCAATAATCCCCATATCGGCCAGTAAATGATGAGTATTTTTTTCCGTTATCATAAACATCTGGTGGATAAGCATTAGCACTTAGTGCGGCTGAACTGTGCCAATCCCCTGTACCATTCGATTTAATGCAACGATACTACTAACGTAACAATCCTTGTTTACTTATGGAATAAACAACATGGTTAACCCTTATTTTGTAGATAAATATTTAAAAGATACATCAAATGCACCCATCACTTGAGAAATATCCAGCACATTAATGCCGTCTGAATCCAAACACAAAGTGCGGTCAATATTGTTTTCGTTTTGTATTTTTTCAGATTGGTGGTGTATTGATTTTGACTAAACACAATTTACGGATTTTCATCAGCTTGATGAAAGCGACAAGAGGCGTTATCAAACACGCTAAGTACAGCTTGAATACCTCTTTTTTGATGTTCTAGATTTTTCTCGTAATTAAAGCCACTCATTTAATTTCTCACAATCAAACTCAAACTGATATTTTTGCGGTTGCTGTAACTTGCCAATGCTTGATTTAACTCTTGTTGCATTGCACTTTCCATATGGGTGCCAAACACAATCACACGATTTGGATTAAATGCCACATCGTTATCCAACTTTTGAATAAAGGCAAACAAGTGCTGGCTGTTAAAATATTCATTGAGCAAATACAAGCGTTTATTGCACAAATATGCCGTATAGCCACCCAAATCCACTGCTTGCACGGGCTCGGTCAGTTTCGCACCGTCATACACTCGCCACGTGGTCAGCAAGGTTTGAATTTGGCTTTCTGTGAATATGGTTAAATTCGGTAATTCCGCTTGGTATGGATTAAACTCATCATCCCTAACCGCTTTGAAATTTTCCGTGGTTTGGTAAATTTTAAAACCTAAATCACCACTTACATTTGGATTTTCTTCACGAATTTTGACCGCACTTTTTTCAATTCGGGCTTTGGTAATGTCAAAAATGGTCGAATAACCTGCATTAAAGGCTTCCGATTCTTTATCGGTTTTTTCAGGCAGCTGTACCATAATAAAACGTCTATTACCGCCGTCTTCCGCATTCAGTTGCATGACGGCGTGGGCGGTTGTGCCAGAACCTGCGAAGAAGTCTAGAATTAGACTAGATTGATCTGAATAAAGCTCTAACGTTCTTTTAACTAAATTAACAGGTTTAGGGTAAGTGAAATAGGATCTTTCATCAAATATACGCTTTAATTCTTGACTAGCAGATTGAGAATGCCCTACATCTTGATATTTCCATATCGTCATAGGAGTAATAGTTTGTTTAGTCTCTGATAAAAAACGCTTTATACGTGGTACATTATTTCCTGATTCACCAAACCAAATACGATTATCTTTTAGAAATTCTTCAAATCTTTCTTTACTTAATCTCCAACTATATCCATTAGGGGGAAGGACATTTCTACCAGTGGGAGTGGTAATTTCATATATATTTTGCTCAATAGCAGGACCTACGGATAAGTCGCTACTTCCCCAAACTCCTCTGGGATCATTATCAGGGTTTGCATAACGATCATTTGCTTCTTGGCTTCTTGGTAAGCCATTACATACAGCTAAATTTATATTTTTTGTATAACAAAGTATAAAGTCGTGATTTTCAGAAAAATGTTTTTTTAGATTAACGGGAGAATACGCTCTTTCCCATACAATTTGGCTAATAAAATTCCCCTCCCCAAAAACCTCATCACACAACATCTTCAACTGTGCCCCTTCGTTATCATCAATAGAAATAAAAATCACACCATCATCTTTAAGCAATTCGCGTGCAATATACAAACGTGGATACATAAAGGTTAGCCACGCACTGTGGGAATTGCTGCCTTTGTCGGTGAAATTCAAAATACGTTCAGCCTCGTCTTGCGTGATATTGGCAAGACTTGCCAGTTGTTCGGGGGTAAATTTGCGGTTATCTTGATACACAAAGCCGTCCGAACCCGTGTTATAAGGCGGATCGATATAGATCATCTTCACGCTATTGCGGTAAGCATTTTTTAAATGCTTCAACACTTCCAAATTATCACCGCAAATTAGCACGTTTTGGCTATCTGCATTTTCAGGCCGCTTGTTATGCTCAATATCTTCTGATAATAAGGTTTCAGGCGGCAAATTGCGTAACAATTTCGCATAAGATTTACCCAGCCAATTCATTGCATAAAATTCTTTACTAATCTCGGCTTGCAATGTAATTTCCGCTTGAAATTTTTCTAGCAAAAATTCACCATTGGCATTAAAACAGTTCGGAAAAAGTTGTTTAAGTTGGCTTAATTGGGTGGATGTAGCAGTGATGTTTTCCGCATTGAAAAATTTTTCGGTGATCATAAAATCAACTCAATTATATTGACTGTATTTAGATTATCCATAAGATTGTAGGTTTGTAGGCTCATTTTTTCCTTATTTAAATTTAATTGATATCAGGCAAATTTATTTCATTCTTAGAATAACTTACTGCATCAGTATCTTTTTTGAACATTAATTTCATCAATTATAATACCTTGTGGCGAAGATGATTTTATTTTACCTAACAAATTTAATTTTTTAGACAAATCACAGTCTAAATCTTCTGAAAAGCAATTTAAACCATACCCAAGATAAACTGCTCCGCCACCTTTCAACGTTAGAGGTGTTTCGGCTAAATTTTGGAGAATACTAACCATTAGTTTTTCGTGATATCTATTTCGCTCTGTAAGTATTAAATTATTGGATTTTTGTGTTTCCATTGTAAAAGATATTCCTTTTCTTGAGAGTTTAGATGTGGTGCAATTTTATTTATCAGGTTATAAACTGTTTCCTTATCTTAAACACTTGGAAACCATTCATCTAGCATCAATCGTCCAAGAATTACCTATTTTCAACACCGAAGTATAAAGGTAATCAACGTAGGCTCTAGGGTGGTATGCTATCCGAACAGGCGTATTTTCAGGGTAATACCCGTCATTGTATTGATGGCGTATTGTACCATCAATAATCCCCGTATCGCCCAGTAAATGATGAGTATTTTTTTGTCCGTTACCATAAACATCTGGTGGATAAGCATTAGCACTTAGTGCGGCTGAACTATGCCAATCCCCTGTACCATTCGGGCTGCGAATATTTAATGCAA from Neisseriaceae bacterium includes the following:
- a CDS encoding site-specific DNA-methyltransferase, with protein sequence MNWLGKSYAKLLRNLPPETLLSEDIEHNKRPENADSQNVLICGDNLEVLKHLKNAYRNSVKMIYIDPPYNTGSDGFVYQDNRKFTPEQLASLANITQDEAERILNFTDKGSNSHSAWLTFMYPRLYIARELLKDDGVIFISIDDNEGAQLKMLCDEVFGEGNFISQIVWERAYSPVNLKKHFSENHDFILCYTKNINLAVCNGLPRSQEANDRYANPDNDPRGVWGSSDLSVGPAIEQNIYEITTPTGRNVLPPNGYSWRLSKERFEEFLKDNRIWFGESGNNVPRIKRFLSETKQTITPMTIWKYQDVGHSQSASQELKRIFDERSYFTYPKPVNLVKRTLELYSDQSSLILDFFAGSGTTAHAVMQLNAEDGGNRRFIMVQLPEKTDKESEAFNAGYSTIFDITKARIEKSAVKIREENPNVSGDLGFKIYQTTENFKAVRDDEFNPYQAELPNLTIFTESQIQTLLTTWRVYDGAKLTEPVQAVDLGGYTAYLCNKRLYLLNEYFNSQHLFAFIQKLDNDVAFNPNRVIVFGTHMESAMQQELNQALASYSNRKNISLSLIVRN
- a CDS encoding site-specific DNA-methyltransferase, yielding MITEKFFNAENITATSSQLSQLKQLFPNCFNANGEFLLEKFQAEITLQAEISKEFYAMNWLGKSYAKLLRNLPPETLLSEDIEHNKQPENADSQNVLICGDNLEVLKHLKNAYCNSVKMIYIDPPYNTGSDGFVYQDDRKFTPEQLAKLGGMDIDEAKRVLEFTAKKSNSHSAWLTFMYPRLYIARELLKDDGMIFISIDDNEGAQLKLLCDEVFGESNFVTELIRKTKSVTNVEKTGINIQHEYVLCYAKNKENIYLKGDEKDFSLYKNPDNDPNGDWISNDPTAPRDGDQYAIINPYTGKEDFPPKGRAWFFSKENFDLWVASGKIKFKETHPEKERGFILKRYKYEIKNSDEMLDSLFIDNLYLNQVATKEQVKLFGDKLFPSPKPVDLMKKLVKSATEENSLILDFFAGSGTTAHAVMQLNAEDGGNRRFIMVQLPEKTDKESEAFNAGYSTIFDITKARIEKSAVKIREENPNVSGDLGFKIYQTTENFKAVRDDEFNPYQAELPNLTIFTESQIQTLLTTWRVYDGAKLTEPVQAVDLGGYTAYLCNKRLYLLNEYFNSQHLFAFIQKLDNDVAFNPNRVIVFGTHMESAMQQELNQALASYSNRKNISLSLIVRN
- a CDS encoding type III restriction-modification system endonuclease; its protein translation is MSGFNYEKNLEHQKRGIQAVLSVFDNASCRFHQADENPQIVFSQNQYTTNLKKIQNENNIDRTLCLDSDGINVLDISMETGTGKTYTYTKTMFDLHRMLGVFKFIVVVPTLSIKAGTRQFLQSQSLAEHFEQDFGNDYQGIRLKTYVVESPKVSKGKKSHIQMAIDAFVKAENHQEIHVLLINAGMINSPSMSHSGDVAFKDFFDNPVEGIAAVRPLVIIDEPHKFPTRESAKTWQNIKRLNPQYILRYGATFNEQYYNLIYRLTAVDAFNEGLVKGVRVFQEEMQGGMEASIKLLSLDGKEAVFELTENGKSKKFALGKGDDLAQIHSAIFELNIEAMNKTTLLLSNGLELKRSALLNPYSYVQTVQDAMMQRAIVEHFKLERELLVERTTKIKPLTLFFIDDIIGYRSGNEITGSLKEKFENWVKAEVQRLLKTETDEFYHAYLQKTLADLSLIHGGYFSKDNSESDDKIEQEINEILHDKQALLSLDNPRRFIFSKWTLREGWDNPNVFQICKLRSSGSQTSKLQEVGRGLRLPVNELMERVREPQYKLNYFVDSSEKDFVAELIGEVNKNSVSEDVPKKFTEEMKQKILQKYPIKSIALLMKLKSDGIIDDDEQFTENGYTRLKMSYPKAFEQTLKKDKISKAGEGKDTIRMRVGKYEELKALWELIHHKAILQYKIGSESEFLALFTAYLRENVTKFKQTGIRTVVNETYINNSVMLNRRKESIEHDDFIRFNTMNYREFLTELAISAKIQMNTLHQAFYALRDDLNISEFMNQQTINQIRSGFNQFLLNHSFSKFELGYQLVNNRIHPTKFTDEKGESKEVKRADLGVFSDNRSKPSDNYLFDEIFFDSEIEHQNITDSEIENVTVFTKIPKNSIKIPVAGGGTYSPDFAYIVKTKTGEILNFVIESKGVQNSDLLRKGEERKIKHAEQLFSKISQNVKVMFRTQFEGDRIINIIQEAIKKNYLT